From Streptomyces yatensis, one genomic window encodes:
- a CDS encoding SDR family NAD(P)-dependent oxidoreductase, translating into MTHVLVTGAAGGIGGAIAEEFAARGAFLTLVDRDPAALRRAGARVGTRTAPRAADLTDPDAPTAVVEAAWAEHGPIDVLVNAAGVYPSLDMAEVDATAWDRLFAVNLRAPVLATAAFARLAIHHGRPGAVVNISSGSALRARPGGGPYASSKAALEMATRAAALELGPHGIRVNAVSPGFIPVDSDCNPVSAQYAEAIGANPLGRPGTPQDIARAVRWLTGPDASWITGEVVRVDGGSSTGALHLPRIWQPDDTRAAPPTPPAPVPGTTAATAGATATATTTMEEGRTTR; encoded by the coding sequence ATGACCCACGTCCTCGTCACCGGCGCCGCGGGCGGCATCGGCGGGGCGATCGCCGAGGAGTTCGCCGCCCGGGGCGCGTTCCTCACCCTCGTCGACCGCGACCCGGCCGCCCTCCGGCGGGCCGGGGCACGGGTGGGAACCCGTACCGCGCCACGGGCCGCGGACCTGACCGACCCCGACGCGCCCACCGCCGTCGTCGAGGCGGCCTGGGCGGAACACGGCCCCATCGACGTCCTCGTCAACGCGGCGGGCGTCTACCCCTCGCTCGACATGGCCGAGGTGGACGCGACGGCCTGGGACCGGCTGTTCGCCGTCAACCTGCGCGCCCCGGTCCTGGCCACCGCCGCCTTCGCCCGGCTCGCCATCCACCATGGACGGCCCGGTGCGGTCGTCAACATCTCCTCCGGCTCCGCGCTGCGCGCCCGCCCCGGCGGAGGCCCGTACGCGAGCTCGAAGGCCGCCCTGGAGATGGCCACCCGAGCCGCCGCGCTGGAACTGGGCCCGCACGGCATCCGCGTCAACGCGGTCAGCCCCGGTTTCATCCCGGTGGACAGCGACTGCAACCCCGTCTCCGCGCAGTACGCCGAGGCCATAGGCGCCAACCCGCTGGGCCGCCCGGGAACGCCACAGGACATCGCCCGGGCGGTGCGCTGGCTCACCGGCCCCGACGCCTCCTGGATCACCGGCGAGGTGGTGCGGGTGGACGGCGGATCCAGCACGGGCGCCCTGCACCTGCCCCGCATCTGGCAGCCCGACGACACCCGCGCCGCCCCGCCCACACCGCCCGCCCCGGTGCCGGGGACCACCGCGGCCACAGCCGGCGCGACCGCGACCGCCACCACGACCATGGAAGAAGGACGAACCACCCGATGA